A window from Leifsonia shinshuensis encodes these proteins:
- a CDS encoding zf-HC2 domain-containing protein, with amino-acid sequence MTTHDEFATWDAAYVLGALSPAERREFEAHLRDCERCSEAVSELAGMPGILSRVPREQAFALLDEEAPEAAPADDRGPSPELLPALLHRVRRRRVRARWLIAGLSTVAAALLVGVAALVLPTVLNPVSAPQTAVAMQQVEPSPLTADVRLTAEPWGTRIDSTCKYAHVGGEEGSHAWTYAMVVTDRAGQQYTISTWTADEGTTARPIATTSVPLKDIASVDIRAAGAGTVLLRSTFD; translated from the coding sequence ATGACCACCCACGACGAGTTCGCCACCTGGGACGCCGCGTATGTGCTCGGCGCGCTCTCACCGGCCGAGCGGCGCGAGTTCGAGGCGCACCTGCGCGACTGCGAGCGGTGCTCGGAGGCCGTCTCGGAGCTGGCGGGTATGCCGGGCATCCTGAGCCGGGTGCCCCGCGAGCAGGCGTTCGCCCTGCTCGACGAGGAGGCGCCGGAGGCGGCACCCGCCGATGACCGCGGGCCCTCCCCGGAGCTGCTCCCGGCGCTTCTGCACCGCGTCCGCCGCCGGCGGGTCCGGGCGCGCTGGCTGATCGCGGGGCTCTCCACGGTCGCCGCTGCCCTGCTCGTGGGCGTCGCCGCGCTCGTGCTGCCGACCGTGCTCAACCCGGTGTCCGCGCCGCAGACGGCCGTCGCCATGCAGCAGGTCGAGCCGAGCCCGCTCACCGCGGACGTGCGGCTGACCGCCGAGCCGTGGGGCACGCGCATCGACTCGACCTGCAAATACGCCCACGTCGGCGGTGAGGAGGGCTCGCACGCCTGGACGTATGCGATGGTCGTCACCGACCGCGCGGGTCAGCAGTACACGATCTCCACCTGGACGGCCGACGAGGGCACCACCGCGCGCCCGATCGCGACGACCAGCGTGCCGCTGAAGGACATCGCGAGCGTGGACATCCGTGCCGCCGGAGCCGGGACCGTCCTGCTCCGCAGCACCTTCGACTGA
- a CDS encoding acyl-CoA thioesterase II encodes MTEPLASLLTALDLTDTGARTSEDIFTGPSQWMPLGRVFGGQVLAQSIVAATRTVEDDRSIHSMHGYFLRPGDVNFPITFSVDRIHDGRSFSTRRTQAYQNGLPILSMIASYQTEDEGFEHQDAMPDGIPGPEELPSTASTLEDVRHPVAQYWASQRPFDMRHVTSPIYLSVEGDRVAHQAVWFRTIGEMPDDMALHRAALAYASDYTIMESVMRRHGIAWATPGLKAASLDHAMWWHRPARVDEWLLYVQESPTAGGGRGLSQGRIFTRDGRLVASVAQEATIRLPRAD; translated from the coding sequence GTGACCGAGCCCCTGGCTTCCCTACTGACCGCGCTCGATCTCACCGACACCGGTGCACGCACCAGCGAGGACATCTTCACGGGCCCCTCCCAGTGGATGCCGCTGGGCCGTGTCTTCGGCGGCCAGGTGCTCGCGCAGTCCATCGTCGCGGCGACCCGCACCGTGGAGGACGACCGCAGCATCCACTCGATGCACGGGTACTTCCTGCGGCCGGGTGACGTGAACTTCCCGATCACCTTCTCGGTCGACCGCATCCACGACGGCCGTTCGTTCTCCACCCGACGGACGCAGGCCTACCAGAACGGCCTGCCCATCCTGTCGATGATCGCGTCGTACCAGACCGAGGACGAGGGCTTCGAGCACCAGGATGCGATGCCGGACGGCATCCCTGGACCGGAGGAGCTGCCCTCCACCGCCTCCACTCTCGAGGACGTCCGGCACCCGGTCGCGCAGTATTGGGCCAGCCAGCGGCCATTCGACATGCGGCACGTCACCTCACCGATCTACCTGTCCGTGGAGGGCGACCGCGTCGCCCACCAGGCGGTGTGGTTCCGGACGATCGGCGAGATGCCGGACGACATGGCGCTGCACCGCGCCGCGCTGGCGTACGCGAGCGACTACACGATCATGGAGTCCGTCATGCGCCGCCACGGCATCGCCTGGGCGACGCCGGGGCTGAAGGCGGCGAGCCTCGACCACGCGATGTGGTGGCACCGCCCGGCGCGCGTCGACGAGTGGCTGCTGTACGTGCAGGAGTCGCCGACCGCCGGCGGCGGCCGCGGCCTCTCGCAGGGACGCATCTTCACCCGCGACGGACGCCTGGTGGCGAGCGTCGCGCAGGAGGCGACGATCCGCCTCCCCCGCGCCGACTGA
- a CDS encoding FAD-binding dehydrogenase: MTHETDAIVVGAGLSGLVAASELLDAGRRVTIVEQEPSASFGGQAWWSFGGLFLIDSPEQRRMGVHDSLALARDDWFGSAGFDRAEDHWPRRWAEAYLQFAAGEKRAWLHEKGLRFFPVVGWAERGSGSAGGHGNSVPRFHITWGTGPGVVEPFARRVQSAAASGRASLRNRHRVDALIVEDGRVVGVRGAVLAPDPAERGAPSNREVTGDFEFRAPVVIVASGGIGGNHDLVRAAWPARLGEPPAHMLSGVPAHVDGRMLGIAETAGAHLINGDRMWHYTEGITNWDPVWERHGIRILPGPSSLWLDAHGDRLPSPLFPGFDTLGTLEHLRRTGSDYSWFVLTQRIIEKEFALSGSEQNPDLTGKDLRLLASRVGPGAPGPVEAFKEHGTDFVVADTLDELLAGMQRIADVPLDTELVTRHVHERDRQLDNEFGKDLQLAAIRGARKYRGDRLIRVAPPHKLLDPSAGPLIAVKLHILTRKSLGGIETDLDGRVIGPGGRPVPGLYAVGEAAGFGGGGMHGYRALEGTFLGGCLFSGRQAGRAAALA, translated from the coding sequence ATGACACACGAAACGGACGCGATCGTCGTCGGAGCCGGCCTCTCCGGACTGGTCGCCGCCTCCGAACTCCTGGATGCGGGACGGCGCGTCACCATCGTCGAGCAGGAGCCCTCGGCCTCCTTCGGCGGACAGGCGTGGTGGTCGTTCGGCGGGCTGTTCCTGATCGACTCGCCCGAGCAGCGGCGGATGGGCGTGCACGACTCGCTCGCCCTCGCCCGTGACGACTGGTTCGGGTCGGCCGGCTTCGACCGGGCGGAGGACCACTGGCCGCGCCGCTGGGCCGAGGCGTACCTGCAGTTCGCCGCCGGCGAGAAGCGCGCGTGGCTGCACGAGAAGGGCCTCCGGTTCTTCCCCGTCGTGGGCTGGGCGGAGCGCGGCAGCGGTTCGGCGGGAGGCCACGGCAACTCGGTGCCGCGTTTCCACATCACCTGGGGCACCGGACCGGGCGTGGTCGAACCCTTCGCCCGGCGGGTGCAGTCGGCCGCCGCCAGCGGACGCGCATCCCTCCGCAACCGTCACCGCGTCGACGCGCTGATCGTGGAAGACGGCCGGGTGGTCGGAGTGCGCGGGGCCGTGCTGGCGCCCGACCCCGCCGAGCGCGGCGCACCGAGCAACCGGGAGGTGACCGGCGACTTCGAGTTCCGCGCCCCCGTGGTGATCGTCGCGTCCGGCGGCATCGGTGGCAACCACGACCTGGTGCGGGCCGCGTGGCCCGCGCGCCTCGGCGAGCCGCCCGCGCACATGCTGTCGGGCGTGCCCGCGCATGTCGACGGGCGGATGCTCGGGATCGCGGAGACCGCCGGCGCGCACCTCATCAACGGCGACCGGATGTGGCACTACACCGAGGGCATCACCAACTGGGACCCGGTGTGGGAGCGGCACGGCATCCGCATCCTCCCGGGTCCGTCGTCGCTGTGGCTCGACGCGCACGGCGACCGGCTGCCGTCGCCGCTGTTCCCCGGTTTCGACACGCTCGGGACGCTGGAGCACCTGCGCCGGACCGGCTCGGACTACAGCTGGTTCGTGCTGACGCAGCGGATCATCGAGAAGGAGTTCGCGCTCAGCGGCAGCGAGCAGAACCCCGACCTGACCGGCAAGGACCTGCGCCTCCTCGCCAGCCGCGTCGGACCGGGCGCCCCCGGCCCCGTGGAGGCCTTCAAGGAGCACGGCACGGACTTCGTGGTGGCCGACACCCTGGACGAGCTGCTCGCGGGCATGCAGCGCATCGCGGACGTCCCCCTCGACACCGAGCTGGTCACCCGGCACGTGCACGAGCGCGACCGGCAGCTCGACAACGAGTTCGGCAAGGACCTGCAGCTCGCCGCGATCCGCGGGGCGCGGAAGTACCGGGGTGACCGGCTCATCCGCGTCGCGCCGCCGCACAAACTGCTCGACCCGTCGGCGGGACCGCTCATCGCGGTCAAGCTGCACATCCTGACGCGCAAGAGCCTGGGCGGGATCGAGACCGACCTCGACGGGCGCGTGATCGGCCCGGGCGGCCGTCCGGTGCCGGGGCTGTACGCGGTCGGCGAGGCGGCCGGCTTCGGCGGCGGCGGGATGCACGGCTACCGCGCCCTGGAGGGCACGTTCCTCGGCGGCTGCCTGTTCTCCGGCCGCCAAGCCGGCCGCGCCGCCGCCCTCGCCTGA
- a CDS encoding globin, with protein sequence MSLPLIPTGPQKAFYDEVGGRPTFQRLVDVFYDGVADDPVLRPMYPEEDLGPAKERLLLFLEQYWGGPTTYSQQRGHPRLRMRHNPFKVNPDARDRWLAHMRVAVERLELPPLQEETLWSYLERAAFAMVNTFEE encoded by the coding sequence GTGAGCCTGCCGCTCATCCCCACCGGCCCGCAGAAGGCGTTCTACGACGAGGTCGGCGGCCGTCCGACCTTCCAGCGCCTCGTCGACGTGTTCTACGACGGGGTCGCCGACGACCCGGTGCTGCGTCCGATGTACCCGGAGGAGGACCTCGGACCGGCGAAGGAGCGGCTGCTCCTGTTCCTGGAGCAGTACTGGGGCGGTCCCACCACCTACAGCCAGCAGCGCGGTCACCCCCGGCTCCGGATGCGGCACAACCCGTTCAAGGTCAACCCGGACGCCCGCGACCGCTGGCTCGCCCACATGCGCGTCGCGGTCGAGCGGCTCGAGCTGCCGCCCCTCCAGGAGGAGACGCTCTGGAGCTACCTCGAGCGGGCGGCGTTCGCTATGGTCAACACATTCGAGGAGTAG